The Caloenas nicobarica isolate bCalNic1 chromosome Z, bCalNic1.hap1, whole genome shotgun sequence region TCACTGTATGCAGTGGTAGGATATATAAATCCAATGCATGTAATCAGGTCTGTagttgtaattattttaataacaagCATACAATTTTTTCTAACTTGACAGACTATTTGGGATCAATGGAGaaatcatttattttccatctcttgGAAAATAATATTGCTGTCTGGCTGATGAGCACCAGTTCTCCTTTCCAGCATGTTCACCCTATACCAGACAAACTAGACAAGGTGCTGGATCACCTTGTTCCTCCTCACCTTAACGTCGTCACTAACACAAGAAACACAGCTATGTATATCTTCACATCAGGAACTACAGGTAAGGATGTGTACTAGCAACGAACATCTGCAGCTCTATGAAAATTAAGGTGGTATAAATTTAGAAACAGGACAGACACACAAAAAGGCAGAACTTGACATTTTAAGTCAAGATAGGGAGGAATTCATTTAGTTAAAAGCGTAGTACACTTTAAATCATTTTGCCTTGGCATAACAAGGGTGTAATTCCAGTTAGTGAACTTTTACATAGATATTCCACGGCTGAactttgtttcttaaatataaAAACCAATAAAGTCAGTCTCCAACAGCTGCTCAGATTCTACAGTGACAGAATTTCACAGGTCTatactaaaaagaaatatggCCAATGTAAGTGCTTGGGCCTTGGGGGAAAACTTTTCCTCTGAGACTGGCCTGAAAAATGAGCAGCTGAGTGGCACAGTGGCTCTTCAGAAGCTTTCCCATTCTTCCACCGTGGTGAGGCAACACTGTACACAGTCGGTTTGCACTCATCTATGAAGGGTATGGACTTTGTCCCCCAGACAAAGCAGACAAGAGGATTAAATAGCCTTACAggcaaaaatactgaagaagcTGAGAGACTAAGGAGATATACTCATGAGGAAAAGACTGAAGGACAGAACAGAGACTCAGAAGAAAAGACAATTCTACCTCTGCATTCCAAACATTATTCTATTTGCATCAAAATTATTAATGTAAACAGTACATTTACAATTATCTGCTCTTTTCCCTTTGACACGTTTCCCAAAAGCTGCTATCATTGCTTCTCTAAGAGCTCTGTCTGCCTGCTTAGCATTTACTCAGCGTGGTATAGTTTCTCAGGATATTATGTATCTCACTCTTCCCCTGTACCACATCAGTGCTTCACTTCTTGGCAGCAGTGGATGCATTGAATTAGATACTACTTACCTTCTAGTGAACTTTCATTAACTTGAAAATGCTGTAACACCTTATCATTTGGTGAGTAACCCTGTTTGGTAACTCAAATATTATGTCTACCAATAGACTATtgtaattttctgatttttatcacCTTGTCCTGTCTGCAAACTATATCTAAGATATATTCATAGTTTTTGAAGCGAAGAACAGGCACCAATTATTGCATAAAACCAACATAAGATGACTTGAGGTCTCTGTATTGCTAATACCACTGCATATGTTCTATAGGTTTAAGCAGAAATCACATTTGTATCCAACATTACAAGTCTAAAAAGCATTCACATGGGCATCTGAGAAGTCAGGCTTGATCTTTAGTTTCAGAAGGAATGAATGCATTGTGGAAGCTTTAACTAATCTTCAGAATAAGATCAACCAAATGTGCTTTGGAGCTTTTTGAGTCATATATTCGAGAAGCACATACAGAATTATATATATGATAttaaagtaaaggaaaggaggaatgaTGGAGCCTCTCCTTTTGATTCTGATAATGGGAGTTATTTCTGGAGAGTTAGCAATCAGACGTGTTTTTAGATATGTCCTCCTTTCCTGTTCTTAGACTCTTgccaaaatactgttttttggTACAGTAAGTATATATCTGGActgttttaaaagccatttcagTGCTTTATTTCTTCAAGAACAGCATGGGCAGGCATGCTGGGCTACAGCAACTGATAACAAGCCTGCTGCTGCctaatagaaacaaaaaatagatGGGAAAATAGTGTATTAAAAGGTTTGAAGCCATGATTTGTcttggaacagaaaaataagagtaaCGGCTTTCTTAGGTGGGCTATTCAGACGGGGACTCCTCAGAGCCTGGGACTGGAATGACAAGGCTTTGAGGTGAGGGAGGCTGAAGAGCTCTGAGAGGGCTTTAAGTCCTGCATGAACGGGCAAGCTAGGAGCAAGTGGACTAGAAGGGATTCAGAACTTGGATGGCACTGGAAAGCTTTATGTGGGGCAAACAGGACTCAGGCTGAAAGGAATTTTGGAAAGGATAGAAATAGGGAAATTTGCAAACTCTTGGATGACAACACCTAGAAAAAACTGTGAAAACAAGATTGGGTGGCAGGCATGAGAGGTCTATGATGAAGTGGTTTTTGCAATGGAAAGCTCTGAAGGAACTTCAAGGCCATAGAAGCAAAAAATTGAGGATGATGATTTGacaagaaacaggaaaaggGGAGTGAGACAGAAACAACAGAGCTGGTTTCCCTTCCACCACTTCTCATACAAATAGAGAAACTGCATGCTACCTTTTCCCTCATCCCAAGCTCtcttttttcaaaaattatacCACTCATCACCTTGACATAAACAAAATAGTTTGACCTATTCCTAACAACTGGAGAAGGCTAAGTTTTTAGTTgctattcagaaaaataagcaaagctcCATGGTGCGAGTCACATTTAACAGAAAGTTCTTATCATCTTGTTAGGAATATcttataatttatttacataGCTGAATTTATAATTAATTGAATTAAGAGAATGGTTTCATCTTCTAGGAgcaatttctgttttgaagaagaaattttctgCAAGCCAGTTTTGGAATGACTGTAGAAAATACAGTGTTGCAATGTTTTTGTATATAGGAGAACTCTGTCACTACCGCTGTAACCAGCCCAGTGTAAGTTCTTGTTTGCAaatgcagctttaaaatataGCAAATCTTATTTTATAAGTCATGTAGATTCGACCATTTCCCAATGgtacagtatttttaatgtttgataggggtttttttagtgtataCAAAATTCGGGTCTTGTATTTCTTGCGGCTCTACAATAGCAACCAAGTTTATATCAGCTAAGGTAGTGGTTACACAGAAACAAGTCTGGCAGGGTGGGACAATTATGCCCAGACACTAACAGAAATTACTCTGTAAAGCCAAGCTTGTTAGCTTTTCATCTGAGTGACATGCAAGTGGCAGGtcagtaaggaaaaaatataagcaaaaaaaGCTTTATTGCATGCAATAATCAAACACAAGCATGAACCGGATTAAATGACCATCTGCACTGCACTGTTCCAAAGTAGTTACTAAGAGAAAGCTACTCTATTCAGTATGTAATGGCtgataattaatttttctatGGCTTTGAAACTGCTGAATGGGTTTcgtttaactttttttctgaagatgtgTTCCAGAGGCATGTTTTGTTCCACGGCTGTTTATGCGATGACAAACCTATCTGTATAAAGCCATAGGACTAATAGTGTGGTGCATATCTTGGTTGCCCATGGGATAACAGTCCTGAAGAACACGGGTCTAAATCATGACCAGATTTAGGGCAAAAGTAAGATGTCAccaagcagagcagcagcagaaaagcaagtctgaaaatatttattactaaTATATTGCAACACTTGTTTCTCAATGATGGTGGAAaagatttattaattttcttaattttatatttgGAAGTTTGAAAGTTACTGAAGGGAGATGACAAGAATTACTCCTACCTACCGCAGAAAACATTATGTACAAGCACAAGGTTCAAATGTTCTCCAACAGCATTGGTCAGAGATTGACACAAGAACTAGCAACAAGGGAATAGCTGAGAAAATCCACCAGCTGGTTTGAACACAGGCTTATTATTTTGTGGTCCAGATGTAGGAGAGGGGTCAAAGACAAAAAGGTATTAGAGGGAACAATCTGGGAGAACTGTTGGCCAGAACTCAAGTCTATACAAACATTATGTCAGCAGTCCacagattaaaataaacaaacaaacaaaaacaaaaaccccccacataaccaaaaccaaaccaaacaaacacaaaacaaacaaaacacaaaacaaaacaaaaaaagaaaaaattacacaccccccaaaatcccacaaACCCACAAAGGAATGATTAACTAGGCCAAGTTGTTTGTGTAAATGGCTCTCCTGCAAGAAGAGGCAGGAAGAACTTTCTTTACTTGGCTCGATAACAAGAATTTAACAAGAAGATATTGATATTTAACTGGCAACTGGTAAGAAGagggaaaaccagaaagaaggCCTAGCTGAGTTTAGGAATCTAAGGATACCAGGAGAAGTGGATAAGGGTCAACACAGAGTCCTGTCATGTCAGGTATCTTACCAAAGTATAATACACATAACTTCTAGTGTACAACGGTGCggttttggctggggtagaGTAAATTTTCTTCGAAGTTGCCAatatggggctatgttttggatttgtgctggaagcAGTGTAGTGTTGATAATTCAGGGCTGTTTTAGTTATTGCCAAGCAGTGCTTACACGGAGTCgaccttttctgcttctcactccaccccaccccaccccaccagcagGCAGGCACAAGAAGATGGGAGGGTacgcagctgggacagctgaccccaactgaccagagggatattccacaccatatgacatcatgctcagtacaCAATCTCAGGTGGAATTTAGCCAGAGGGCCACTGCTCAGAGACTAGCTGGGCATTGGTTGGTTGGGGATGAGCAATcgtttttcatttgcatcacttttatttcttgggtttcatttatttctatttttgttattttccttttcattacaaatcattattattgttgttgttgttattattatacTTCAAAttagttttctcacttttacccttctaaTTCTCTCCTCCCCCATTCTACTGAGGGGTaatgagtgagcagctgtgtggtgcttagttgccagctggggttaaacccTGACAAACACGCAGGTTCTTCCACAGTCAAAGAAGCCTGTACAGGCTAATAAGCCTGCACAGCTACATTTCAGATAGACTCCTTAGACTGTGGCATGCCAGAGCACAGCAGCCTTGGTGTTTCCCAGGATAAGAGCTACCTAGATGAGGGACCTTTTGGAGTGTGCTCTAGGCCATATCCATGATGTCTGTCCTTATCTCCCTTCACAGAACATGCCTAGTTCTCACACTGAAATCAAGAAATAACATGGATTTGGGAACTAGGAGAAAGTCCTGGATTTCTTGACGTAGGCAGAAACACCAGACACTACCCTCTGACCACATACGTCTACAGGGATCTTACCTAACAACCATGTATCTATCAGAATTTCATTTGAAACATGGTACCCCATAGAAGGTaacaaacaaaatgtaatttatgtcaaggaatgtttttaaagagagccatacaacttttaaaataaagatattttaaaattgagaGATGAAACAAGGTACATATAACAGTTGTTCCTATGCTTATAATCTCTGAAACTGTTGAGATTTACTCTTACTCCTAGAGTCTCACCAGCTATTTtgaaagaacaacaacaacaaagaacaaaccaaaccaaaccaaaccaaaaacaaacaaaaaaccccaccaaaacccaaaaaaacccacattattTTGTCCTGAAGAGTAAGCGCTGAAGAAGAGACAATATTTGGCTTGACGTAACTCTCCCAATCAACCTGCCAACTGGTTTATAATTGGGTCTGATCACATACATGTGATTAAACCATGCTATCCCTTCATGTTTACCATTaaatctgcaaaagaaaacagccCATTAAGAAGAAGCAGGGAAGACTCTACTCCTGTTTTTAACAAGCGGAGTTTAGTCTGCATTACAGCTGATGTGATTGTGGCAAATAATTTATCTGCCATAAAATGCAGTTCTGGATCAAATGAAATTGTCTGTTACTCCAGAGTTCACAAAACAATTTtatataagtatttttaaaggtgaaaCATTTGAAATGCTGATTCTGCTAAAATACTTTAGTGTAATTCTTAGGCAACATTCCATTTTGAAATGACCTTAatattatttagaaattaaatacatttttacaatttttgaagtttaaaataacactgaaatggaaaagaaaatgcatttatttggtTTGAAGAAACAGTTCCTGTGgacctgaaataattttattttctgctgtcatTCAGCCATGGCAGTAACTGAATCACTCAATCCCAACTACATCTCCAAAAAAAGTAAGAGGTTTTCCATAGGCAGAGTCTTGTCTATAGTCCTATATGTAGGGTGCTGAGCAGCCTGGCTCAATGCAGAAAACACATAAGCAAGTATGTGAGCAATTTTCCACAATAACGACATAACTGACATTTAACAATGATATGCTAACAAGTACATTCTGGCTGCAGAATTGATTACCATCTTTTCTGAATTCAGATTTAAGATTAAAAACTTCACCTAATCATATGAAATATGGTAAGGAGCTTCAAGACATTCCGCTACTTTTTCAGGTTCCTTATGCAACATGGCAGATGTGTAAATTTTACTATCGAATATCACTACACGTAGAACTGATCATGGCATAGCATAGCGTTTTCTAAGATACATTTATTTATGCagaaaaattcctttctttgGTTCAGAAAGGAATTTCCATTCTATGGGAAATGGCACTTACTTAAAAcctatttatttacattttcaataTAAAACAATTCTTTTAAACTTAGTAATATACATCTCAGCTATAGAATTTATAAGTGAAAATACAAAGAACtacaaaaagaaagttttcatCTTATGAAAATCCTTCAAACTCAGACCAACAagaagtctgattttttttctattttgtatttacaaaacaaataccCTTCTTTGAAGTATTTCAGTCAAAGTGATAGTTTCTAAAGGAAAATTGTTCTATTAGAAAATTTTAGATCAACTCTAGGTAGAAGacaaggctccagggagaccttattgcagcccttcagtacttaaaaggggcctaaaagaaagatggggacagactttttagtagggcctgttacaataggacaaggggcaatgattttaaattaaaggaagggagattcaggccagacatgaggaagaaattatttacaattaaggtggtgaaacacaggaacaggttgcccagacacctggtggatgctccatccctgaagacattcaaggccaggctggacagggctctaagtaacctgatctggttgaaggtgtctctgctcattgcagaagggtttgaaggtctcttccaacccaaactatttgattattctatgattctacagttctacgattctatgattttatgattctgtctAGACCCCATTTTCTCAGCCACAGAACATCTCTTTTTGGCTgttcagagaaagaagaggtCAGAGTTCACAAAGTGCACATTGCTCTAGGAAATGGTACCAGACTTGATGTCTGGAAAGAATTTCTGACAAGGTTTGGccctattaaaatatttgaattctGTGGATCCACAGAAGGAAATCTTAGTTTCttgaaaaatactaataaaataggACGTCTGGTCCGTGCTTCATCTTCTCAAAGATAAATGTAATCAAGTAAACCAACCAGCTAATTaaccagccaaccaaaaaaagcagatgaaaagcagaaattataaAGAGTAGGAAA contains the following coding sequences:
- the LOC136002079 gene encoding long-chain fatty acid transport protein 6-like — protein: MKPSYSSYKEASCSQALALLGGYNHPKICWKSSTESCRQSKRLLECIEYNFLSQVIESSTREDAILNLMVTNATELISDIRIGGSLGCSDHMLVEFPVLRDVEQVKNYLGSMEKSFIFHLLENNIAVWLMSTSSPFQHVHPIPDKLDKVLDHLVPPHLNVVTNTRNTAMYIFTSGTTGFPKAAIIASLRALSACLAFTQRGIVSQDIMYLTLPLYHISASLLGSSGCIELGAISVLKKKFSASQFWNDCRKYSVAMFLYIGELCHYRCNQPSKEEVRVHKVHIALGNGTRLDVWKEFLTRFGPIKIFEFCGSTEGNLSFLKNTNKIGRLVRASSCIWFLHSFELLKYDVWKQELKKDENGRCKKAPTDYIQQYLSYNFSDLFLKLQGGDS